In the Thermoflexus hugenholtzii JAD2 genome, CCCGGACCTGGGCGGCATGGCGGGGAAATGTGGGATGGCGTCGCGGGTTGGCGGCCGGGCTGATGGCCGCCTGGGCGCACTTGCATATCCATCAGATTTTCGATAACCTGTATGTGGCCAACCTGCCCCTGCTGCTGGCTCTCTACGGAGCGTGGGCCGAGATCCTGATCTCAGAGGGGAAGCCGGGAAAGAGAGGCTAAGCATTCTGTTCTCATCTCAGGAGGATCCCATCGTGGAGAGAAAAGAGGTCATCCGCTTCGCCGCCATCGATCTCGTCCCCCCGACTTATCGAAAAGAGTTGCGTCGGTTCCTGAAGTTCTGCGTGGTGGGGACAGTAGGGTTCATTGTGGACACCGGGCTCCTGAACGGGTTGATCTTCCTGGGCGGGGTGATCCCGGTGATCGCCAAGGCGATCTCTTTCATCGCCGCGGTGACCAACAATTTCCTGTGGAACCGTTACTGGACTTACCCGGAGTCCCGCTCCAAGCCCCTCTGGCAGCAGATCTCCCAGTTCTTTGTGGTGAACACCGCGGGACTGGGGATCAACCTGATGGTGTTCGGGACGGCCTCCGCCTTTCTGATCCCCCGTCTGGGGATGAAATGGGGGGTGAACCTGTCTCAGATCCTCGCCGTGGGGGTCGCCCTCTTCTGGAATTTCTTTGTGAACCGCTTCTGGACTTTCAACGACGTTCCCTGATCGAGGGAACGGATGCCAGCTCGAGCGCTAAGAACCTTTCACGCAGGAGGGTAAAGATGCTGCGGGTGGAGATCGAGTATTGCGCGGTCTGAGGGTATCTCCCTCGAGCGGTCAGGTTGACCGAGGAGCTGTTGAAGGAGTTTGAGGGCCAGGTGGCCTCGTGGACGCTGATTCCCTCCAGCGGGGGCGTCTTCGAGGTCCGGGTGAACGGGGAGCTGGTGTTCTCGAAGAAGCAGCTGGGGCGTCACGCGGAGGTGGAGGAGATCCGCCAGGCGCTGGCGGCCCGGCTGCGTCCATAACCGGGGGTGGGCGAAGCGCCCGCCCCCCCTTCTTTGTGCCATTTGCATCGTTGTGCTACAAAGATCCCGCTCATGGACTTTTGTCTCGATCCTCAATAGCCTAAAGGTATTAAGAAGACTCGCAATGCCCTTCTCATTGCTTGGTCCTTACCGCTCGGATTTCCGCCAGGACCTCCTCATCGGTGATGCCGCGTTCTTGGGTGATCGCCCGGGCCTCTTTCACAGCGACGGCAAAGTGCTGCCAGGCCCTTTCCATCTCCCGGCGGAACTTCAAGAAAAGAATGAACTCCAGCACCTCCCGGAGCTGGTCCTCAGGCAGTCCCTCCAGCTCCTGCAGGATGGTCTCACGAGGGACCGCCACGCTCCTCAGGGCCTCTCTCCTTCTGACCGCAGAGATGCACCCTTTGAGCCAATAAAAAAGGGGAACAACTTAAATCAACGGAACCAGCTCCGCCACCCATTCCCGGATTCGTCGCGCGGTGGGGCTTTCAGGCTCGATTTCATGGATCGGCCGGCCTTCCTGGAGCGCCCGGTAGGCGGTCACCGGGTCCACCGGCCACGTCCGGATCGGGACATCGTTCAGGCGATGGCGGATCTGCGCCTCGGTCCACGGCTCCGGGACCGCCCAGCGGCGCACCCAGACCGGCTCGACCGCAGGCAGACCGATGCCGATCCCCTCCAGCCCGCGGAGCACCG is a window encoding:
- a CDS encoding GtrA family protein; amino-acid sequence: MERKEVIRFAAIDLVPPTYRKELRRFLKFCVVGTVGFIVDTGLLNGLIFLGGVIPVIAKAISFIAAVTNNFLWNRYWTYPESRSKPLWQQISQFFVVNTAGLGINLMVFGTASAFLIPRLGMKWGVNLSQILAVGVALFWNFFVNRFWTFNDVP